The segment CATCGCTGTCCACGAGTCCGACCTCGACGCCTGGACGGCGTTCTTTGACCGATTCGGAATCCCGACTACAGAGGAGCGCCAGCCCGCTGACGACCTCGATGGCGCCATTCAGGTCGTTCTGGAACCACGGTCACAGATCGATACCGAGATAGTCGACGGACGGCCCGTCATCCCGCTTCAAGATACCGTGGCGTTCGCAAACGAGTATTACGCGACCTTCGAGTCGGCACTCGATATGCTTGGACGGATGTACGACGACGTCGACACTGACGCAGCCTACCGCATGGAGCCAGCCTGAAATGAGCCAGGAAGACCGAAGCGAGGCACTCATCGAAGTGCTCGAAGAGTTGGAGCAGTCAGATATCGGATTCGTCCTCGTTGGAGGCTACGCAATCAGTCAGTTCGAGACGCGGTTCTCGACCGATCTTGACCTCGTCATCGCCCCAAACGACTACGATGAAGTCATTGCCTTTCTCGAAGCACGCGGCTTCGAACGACAGGCCGATCTCGAAGTTCCCCCAGAAGAGACCATCTATAATCGGGAGATCGAACTCTTTGAGCGTACTGAGGGGCTTCCTCACCCGGTCGGCGTAGACATTCTCGTGAACGGCCTCGGCTGTCGACAGACCGAAGTAGAGTGGTCGTTCAACTATCTGCGCAAGTATAGTTCCCCGACGACGATTTCAGGCGGGACTCGGTCAACGACGGCACGAGCAGCCGACGGGGAAGTACTCGTCGCGGCTAAACTCCATAGTGGTCGGAAAACGGATCTCGCTGATGTCCTCGCTGCCATTCCGTCGATCGACCTTGACATGGTCGAGACGCATCTGCATCGCGGCGATGCTGATGCCCTTCGGGAACAGCTCAATAAGGCACAAGCGTTCATCGAAGAGGGCGGACTAGATCACCGATTCAAGAGTATGTTCGGTCAGTCATCAGCCTCGGCGGAGGATATCGAGACGTTTCTCGAGTTTCTTAAGCGGCAACAGGAGTGAGATAGCGCTCACTGTGACAGCAACAACGGCAGTATCTGTGAGTGGCCGTCGTCGAAGTTGAGCTAGAAAGGGTGAGCAGGTACTGTTTGTCGTCGCCTTGAGAGCGCGGAGGCGAATGCCAGTGAGTGACTCGTTAGATCAGTCTGTAGAATCGGGTAACATCAGAACAGCGTCTCGAACGACCGAACACGTACCTCATCATGCTGGGATCGTGACGATCAACGACATAGAAACGCTTCGAGCGTATGTTGTCTACGAGAATGCGAACAGGGATGGGTTCTGATACTCCGACGAATCGAACATCGGGCACAAGAAATCCGCTCACAAGAGAGTGAGTCCGCTCGTAACCGTCGTTTTTCGGAGCCTCCAGTGGGTGGAGGCTCCATCAGATGAGCGACCGACCCAAGATTGAGATTCAACGACAGACCGTGTTCGGAGACGATGGCCAACTCGAAGTAACCGAGACGAACATTGAAACGTCACTTGAGGACTTCGGCGCAGACGTCGACCATCGTGATCGAGACTCGCGGCTTGATCGACCCGAAGCGAGTGAGTTCGGGGTCGATGACCGACCAGAAGTAACGCAGTCCTCATCAGGAGATCAGTCTACGCTCTTCGCGGATACGGACGCCGACCAACAGACGCTCACTGGTGAGGAAGCAGCCATGCAGTGTCTCTTTGAGAGTTAACCAACAGGTAGCTCTGTTTCCTACAGTCGTTGGTTAAGCTCAGAGGAGTTTGTCGTGCCCCTCGAAGCACTGCTGGGCACCGGAGCCTCGCAGGAGACCCCTCATGGCCATTCACGACGAAACAAAACCAGTTAGCAACAGCTCTACACAGACATACACTGGCGCCCGTCAGGCAGCATACGTGGCGTTCCTTCATCGAGTTCCGTTTGCACTCGATGCATTGTCCCTCGGCTTTCTTCCCGGCTTTCGCGAGGACTGTACGTATCAGCAGTCGCAGTTTGATACCCTCGAGTGTCCAGTTGGAATGCTCGACAACGATTTTCGGAATCCCGACCTCGAACGGTACGTCGACCGGGCCCTCAAGTATGAACCCGACGTGGGAATCATCGGTGACGCCTACGACACTGCGGAAGCACAATCGTACGTCGACACGATTCGAGACCTCCACGGGAGTCTGCCCGAGACGGAGTTCATCATCGTTCCGAAATGCCGTGCCGCCATCGAAGCGATTCCCGACGATATCGTGCTTGGCTACTCACGAGGGTACGCAGAGACACTTGCTCACGAATTCTCCGATCCCGTCGATTGGCGGGGCCGTCGCGTCCACATCCTCGGTGGCAGCCCACCCAAACAACTCGAAGTCATAGAGCAACTCACCCAGCCAACGCTGACAGGTGATCCGCCAGCCGACATCGTCGGCCTCGACTGGAATGGTCTGCATCGCGGCGCGCAGTTCGGCGAGTTCTGGACAACTGAGGGCTGGGACGATAGTGGTCGCGACGTTGATCATGTTACGGTCCGGAAGACGGTTCGACATAGCCTCAGCAGGCTCAAAGAATTCTGGCAGGCCCAGGGCGTCTGGCCCGACTCGACACCGCAAACAGATGTAGCCGAACTCAGCTATTCTGGGCCCACACCAAGCGATATCGAGAGCGCGGCGTGTTCCAAGTGCAGTACGAATGTGTGGACGACGGAGCGTGGTCCATACGTTACCGAATACGATACGGGTGATGTCTGTGGGTACTGCAGCTACGACTGCTACTTCTCACATCGGCACCAGAACAATCTCGAGGAAATTGCCGGCGAGCAGAGCGTCTACATCCCGTCTTCGTGACGCCATGTTCTGTTTTTCACGCCCCGAAGGATGAGGGCTCAAACGAGAGTCCTCAAAGCAGGTGATTTTGTGAGTCAACAACAGCGTCCGAACGATGTCTCGATCGATGCGATTCCAGTCGATATCGCGAACACCCAATCCGGTGAAGTCAAGTCCACTGATGTTCCCGACGAAATTCGGTCGATTACTCATGGACTCGCGAGTGAACAGCCACCAACGAATCCGCTAGTTGTACTGAAAGCGGCTCGGTGGTGGTACATCCACGGAAAGGGTGGAACCGACCCTGCGTTCCGGTGGGCCATCGAGTGGACACGGCACCTTGCGACAGACACGTCTAGCGACGTGAAACAGTTTGATGAATTTCTCACGTATCTCGTCGCGGTCGGCTTCGCTGATGAGAAAGCAGCCCTCCGGTGACTGTCGGCGCGAGTTTGTTATGCGCCCCAAGGGGTGCGGCGCAATCTGAACTGACGCAGTCGCCGTGAACTCGATTTGGTGAATTCAATGGCTATGACTAGTGATTCATCGGTCTCGTTCGAGGAGACCGATACCCGACGCGACGAGATGCACAGTACTATCAAAGCGTGGATCGACGACCTCGTTGACCACGTCAACGATGCACAAGCAAGTGAAGAATTCCAAGAGTGGCTAGATGTCCAGAGTCGGTTCCACGACTATTCGCACCGAAATACGCTGCTCATCAAACGCCAGTGTCCCGAGGCAACGAAGGTCGCAGGCTACAACACCTGGCGGAACGAGTTTGATCGGCACGTCCAGGAAGGGGAAAGCGCGATCTGGATCTGGGCCCCGATCATCACCACGCGATGTCCCGAATGCGAAAATTCGCCTAGCTACCACGAGAAAATCGGGTGTGAGTACGAGGAGACACCATCCGAAGAGTGGTCGAAAGGCCTCGTTGGGTTCAAACCAGCACCAGTCTTCGACGTCTCCCAGACCGAAGGCGAGCCATTTTCCAAACTCGACACGGAAGCGACCGGGGACGCCGGCAATCTCGTCGGTCGACTGACCGACGCGGCGGATGAGCTCGGTGTGACGGGTCGGATCGTCGACGCTGACGACTGGGACCATGGCGGCGCGAAGGGCGTCTGCAAGCAACGAAATCTCCACGACCTCCAGCCAGTTGTCGAAGCGAAAGCCCGAGCAAATCAGGCAGATCTCGCTGTCACATTGATCCACGAGTACGCTCACGCACTGCTCCATTTCGATATCGAGGGCGAACTCGAACGGGCAAAACGCGAGGTCGAAGCTGAGGCCGTCGCGTACATCGTCGGTCGCTATCTCGGGCTCGACACAAGTGGATCTGCGTTCTATCTCGCTGCGTGGCAAGGCGACGACTCCGAGATGATTCAAGAGCGCCTCGGTCGTATCAGTTCCACCGCTCAGGAAATTATCGGCACAGTCATAGAGAGCCGCAAAGCGATTTTCTAGTTAACCAACATCCGAAGAAACCGGTACTCTTTGTTGGTTAACGGTCGCTGTGAGGATGGTCTCTTCACGCAGATTTCGTCCTGAGATTACAGATAGACAGTGAACTTACCACCTCAACGGTCGCGTAATAGTACATGGACAAGGAGAATGAGACAGCATCAAGCGGAAAAAACATGGGGACAGGGATGGCGATTGGAATCCCGATCGGAGTCGCTATCGGTTCTGCGACTGATAATCTCGGACTCTGGATCGCGCTCGGGGTGGCACTTGGTGCTGCAATTGGAGCCGGATTGAGTAACCGGAAGTAGAGACGTACGTTCTGATTGAGTAATGTGCTCTACTCCGTAGTCCTATACGTTAGCTGACGTTGACTGCTATAGATGGGGCTTGACAACGCATATAATGGATTTTTGATGATTTCACCGAGGTTCG is part of the Halogeometricum sp. S1BR25-6 genome and harbors:
- a CDS encoding nucleotidyltransferase domain-containing protein, translated to MSQEDRSEALIEVLEELEQSDIGFVLVGGYAISQFETRFSTDLDLVIAPNDYDEVIAFLEARGFERQADLEVPPEETIYNREIELFERTEGLPHPVGVDILVNGLGCRQTEVEWSFNYLRKYSSPTTISGGTRSTTARAADGEVLVAAKLHSGRKTDLADVLAAIPSIDLDMVETHLHRGDADALREQLNKAQAFIEEGGLDHRFKSMFGQSSASAEDIETFLEFLKRQQE
- a CDS encoding DUF6610 family protein, with translation MAIHDETKPVSNSSTQTYTGARQAAYVAFLHRVPFALDALSLGFLPGFREDCTYQQSQFDTLECPVGMLDNDFRNPDLERYVDRALKYEPDVGIIGDAYDTAEAQSYVDTIRDLHGSLPETEFIIVPKCRAAIEAIPDDIVLGYSRGYAETLAHEFSDPVDWRGRRVHILGGSPPKQLEVIEQLTQPTLTGDPPADIVGLDWNGLHRGAQFGEFWTTEGWDDSGRDVDHVTVRKTVRHSLSRLKEFWQAQGVWPDSTPQTDVAELSYSGPTPSDIESAACSKCSTNVWTTERGPYVTEYDTGDVCGYCSYDCYFSHRHQNNLEEIAGEQSVYIPSS
- a CDS encoding ArdC-like ssDNA-binding domain-containing protein, with product MAMTSDSSVSFEETDTRRDEMHSTIKAWIDDLVDHVNDAQASEEFQEWLDVQSRFHDYSHRNTLLIKRQCPEATKVAGYNTWRNEFDRHVQEGESAIWIWAPIITTRCPECENSPSYHEKIGCEYEETPSEEWSKGLVGFKPAPVFDVSQTEGEPFSKLDTEATGDAGNLVGRLTDAADELGVTGRIVDADDWDHGGAKGVCKQRNLHDLQPVVEAKARANQADLAVTLIHEYAHALLHFDIEGELERAKREVEAEAVAYIVGRYLGLDTSGSAFYLAAWQGDDSEMIQERLGRISSTAQEIIGTVIESRKAIF